A genomic window from Lotus japonicus ecotype B-129 chromosome 1, LjGifu_v1.2 includes:
- the LOC130715539 gene encoding uncharacterized protein LOC130715539: MCERFIDGLSYELQRAVQPLGLNRYQVLVEKTKGIEAIDNARGKYQGLSKSNQGSGGPTRTNQGRNDKGKHYQKKLYLRSQGEGAASGTFYPSGGDGTGPRHLSLSREDVTCFRCNKKGHFANRCTEGPLLCWNSNKPGHTAVECRVPKVEVAANVAGARRPTAGGRVYSITGTVADEDDGLIRGNREIPGNSLIVLFDYGATHSVIDLACVTWLKLDVTELLFDLIVSILVS, from the coding sequence ATGTGTGAGCGCTTCATTGATGGGCTGAGCtatgagctgcagagggcggtgcaaccgctaggGCTTAAccgctaccaagtgctggtggagaagaccaagggaATCGAGGCCATTGATAACGCAAGGGGAAAGTACCAAGGTCTGAGCAAGTCTaaccaaggaagtggaggtccgaCAAGGACTAACCAAGGAAGAAATGACAAGGGCAAGCACTATCAGAAGAAGCTATACCTCCGTTCCCAGGGTGAGGGAGCAGCTTCTGGGACTTTTTATCCCTCGGGCGGGGATGGGACTGGACCGAGACATCTTTCGCTGAGCCGAGAGGATGTGACTTGCTTTAGGTGCAACAAAAAGGGGCATTTTGCTAATCGATGTACTGAAGGTCCTCTGTTGTGCTGGAACAGCAACAAGCCAGGTCACACTGCTGTAGAGTGTAGGGTTCCTAAAGTTGAGGTTGCCgcaaatgttgctggggcaaggaggcctactgctggtggaagaGTCTACTCGATTACTGGAACTGTAGCTGATGAAGACGATGGTTTGATCCGCGGTAACCGCGAGATCccgggtaattcccttatcgtACTATTTGATTATGGTGCTACACATTCTGTTATAGACTTAGCTTGTGTGACGTGGTTAAAGCTAGATGTGACAGAATTACTGTTCGACCTGATAGTATCTATCCTTGTTTCATAA
- the LOC130728532 gene encoding nuclear pore complex protein NUP1, which translates to MDAADQITATAEDRGAGGKLRKPPPRRPPASPYARPAPRRWISKLVDPAYRVIAGGATRFLPSFFSTTVPASASAALRLPDPTSSSSSPDQVCKGQTGEQGDKDNTLKSDLQLLASESIEYRQDEKGKQSEKNRLSDVEQLLQRKKLSRDEFNHLVEVLNSRVMDPAIDEHGKENTNLTTGKDDGKLAMASMLPKVSSEQRHQELNGAIPVGSSPLGFSKVRDDIGASPIELARAYMDSRASDAGLNSKSMFDTVKSTTLYCDEAAIKPHDLSPSKKSSTCWPGAMVQDAYLTPQSQRKGYGLHNLRRTPYSRSLWTNSKSKSVYAQVEDGHFSSTPLHQSETTPYPQTKDKSKVDALGSGYGSVGPIRSTRRKFGVQSTSRRPAYSSLSIPSQRESSGVIEGFTPTVTKSTDADGMGNNHKPLGFKGGVPMHTSLMAKKILEHIDRSVPTPKEKSAELNLATKWKNPESLVNFKTTFSNEENGLVKSKDHSPYKYDGPDGKKYTLKDDCEGNNNVDIQPRERNDKSIDIRKEGTLASDKNVCSNIPRHGNDARTGDSQTSSMRASEEEALMTLPRVNEEKMPLTSSAASKPVLAPITVKKPVSRWTSGSDNGSGFTFPVSASSSVFLEPPTPSIMPLFSAAGDQHQSKEGSSVLSYSFGSKKSGPAVVFSFPSTSNTIHNGIGDIKFNFGSPEKARLSFSFGKNAVCC; encoded by the exons ATGGACGCCGCCGATCAGATCACAGCTACGGCGGAGGACAGAGGCGCCGGCGGCAAGCTCCGGAAACCACCACCGAGAAGGCCGCCTGCTAGCCCTTACGCCCGTCCGGCGCCCCGCCGTTGGATTTCCAAGCTCGTCGATCCCGCCTACCGAGTCATCGCCGGCGGAGCCACTCGTTTTCTCCCTTCCTTCTTCTCCACAACGGTTCCCGCCTCTGCATCTGCAGCACTACGTCTACCTGACCctacttcttcatcttcctctccaGACCAAG TATGTAAAGGGCAAACTGGTGAACAAGGAGATAAAGATAATACACTCAAAAGTGATTTACAA CTCTTGGCATCCGAATCAATTGAGTACAGACAGGATGAAAAAGGAAAGCAGTCTGAGAAAAATAGGCTTTCAGATGTCGAGCAACTTCTGCAAAGGAAAAAACTTTCTAG AGATGAATTCAATCATTTGGTAGAGGTTTTAAATTCAAGGGTAATGGACCCCGCAATTGATGAACATGGAAAGGAAAATACAAATTTGACTACTGGGAAAGATGATGGGAAGCTTGCAATGGCAAGCATGCTTCCAAAGGTTTCAAGTGAACAGAGGCATCAAGAGTTGAATGGGGCCATACCGGTAGGCTCTTCACCTCTTGGATTTTCAAAA GTTCGAGATGATATTGGTGCTTCACCAATTGAGCTTGCTAGAGCATACATGGATTCCCGTGCATCAGATGCAGGCCTCAATTCTAAGAGCATGTTTGATACTGTTAAAAGCACAACTTTGTATTGTGATGAAGCTGCAATAAAGCCACATGATCTGTCACCATCGAAAAAGTCATCAACATGCTGGCCTGGTGCTATGGTGCAGGATGCTTACTTAACACCACAAAGCCAGAGAAAGGGATATGGACTTCACAACCTTCGCCGGACTCCTTATTCCAGATCTCTATGGACAAACTCTAAGTCCAAG TCAGTTTATGCACAAGTAGAAGACGGCCACTTTTCATCAACTCCCCTCCATCAATCAGAGACTACTCCATATCCGCAG ACAAAGGATAAATCTAAAGTTGATGCATTGGGAAGTGGGTATGGATCTGTTGGACCTATTCGTTCAACTAGGCGTAAATTTGGTGTGCAATCTACTTCACGAAGACCAGCTTATTCATCTCTGAGTATTCCTTCACAGCGAGAAAGTTCTGGTGTTATTGAAGGTTTCACTCCTACTGTTACAAAGAGCACGGATGCTGATGGGATGGGCAACAATCATAAGCCCCTGGGCTTTAAGGGGGGTGTTCCCATGCATACCAGTTTGATGGCTAAGAAGATATTGGAGCATATTGACAGAAGTGTTCCCACTCCTAAAGAAAAATCTGCTGAGTTGAATCTAGCAACTAAATGGAAGAATCCTGAATCTTTGGTTAATTTCAAAACTACCTTTTCAAATGAAGAAAATGGCTTGGTTAAATCAAAAGATCATAGTCCTTATAAATATGATGGACctgatggaaagaaatataCTCTAAAAGATGATTGTGAAGGAAACAACAATGTTGATATTCAACCTAGGGAGAGAAATGATAAATCTATTGATATCAGAAAGGAAGGAACTTTGGCATCTGACAAGAATGTTTGCAGCAACATCCCTAGACATGGTAATGATGCAAGGACTGGTGATTCTCAAACTTCTTCAATGAGAGCTTCTGAAGAG GAAGCTTTGATGACTCTACCAAGAGTAAATGAAGAAAAGATGCCTCTTACTAGCTCCGCAGCGAGTAAGCCAGTTTTAGCTCCTATTACGGTCAAGAAGCCTGTATCAAGATGGACCTCAGGATCTGATAATGGCTCAGGATTTACCTTTCCTGTTTCGGCATCCTCTTCTGTATTCTTAGAGCCGCCGACACCTTCCATAATGCCATTGTTCTCTGCTGCTGGGGATCAACACCAATCAAAAGAAGGATCTAGTGTACTGTCATATAGTTTTGGTTCAAAAAAGTCCGGACCGGCGGTTGTATTTTCCTTCCCTTCAACAAGCAATACCATTCATAATGGGATCGGAGACATCAAGTTTAACTTTGGTTCACCAGAGAAGGCAAGGCTGTCGTTTTCATTTGGAAAAAATGCTGTCTGCTGCTAA